A region of the Mytilus trossulus isolate FHL-02 chromosome 11, PNRI_Mtr1.1.1.hap1, whole genome shotgun sequence genome:
AATGAATATTGAGATGATAATACCCTCGGGTACtcatagtccaccagcagatgTATCGACCGAGTATACAAAAGTatacaatacaaaatgaaacataGATTTTCTCTTGCATTTGCATAAGACTAAGACATTTCCTAAAGACAATGATGAAAGGAAACATTGGAATGAATATCATCATTTGTCAatagaaaatgtataaatttcattCAGATATACCATACAGAAGTCTTGGTTTTCGTGCTGATTTCAATTTACAGCATCGTGCATGTGTCCAGTGTTAGATTGATATTGAGGTAATCATAATCCAGTAAATTCGCGCAAGACAAATAAGTCAGTCAACATCGTTGAACAATGTTCCATATCtactatattttataaaaaaaataccaactataaaattcaaaagGCCCAATATGGACGAATGAGGAATAAATAAAGACCCCATTGCAAAAAGGATGAATATCTGCAAAGAAAAGGAAAACGCACTGCCCAAAAAAATACTTGTATTCAAACATGTGTACGACACTCATCGTAACCTGACAGTCGTATATGTCATAATGCAGAATAAAACACGTTGAGGTGACGAAAGTGTTATAAATTATTGTACGAcaaacattattgttttttaataattcaataCGTTGAAATTTGCTCAAAAGGTTGATAGATAACGCATGTGTCTTTCATAATGAAGAGAACATATATTtggtttacaaatatatttagtaCTTCGGAGCCTTAATTTGGTACCtcacactttcactaaaattaatttggctcgtttattttttacataaaattttgacaaagtatttactttgaccctttaataaaaatataaaaaaaaaatcaaaaattttgaatcaaccgttttatcagaaaaattacactggttatatagcagtttgacaatcACCCATTTTTATCATTGAGAAGCCTAATATTCCATTAACACCACAACGTAATCAAAaagtttagctgactttacagggTTGTTTCTCTGTAGTGTTAGGTATCACCTTAATTGAGAAAATTCGAGCTGGAAAAAAAGATTTGaccattatttatttgtaataatcTTGTTGTGTAGTGTAGTAGAGGGAGGTAAAACACTAtactgttttttattttaaagattttattatcAGTAAGATCTTTTATCCGCTGATTTCGTCAGTATTATGGTATCTACACATGATCTAAAAAGAGATTATAATTTATTCgtgaaatatgaaaatcaactttggaaaaatgtataaaactaaaaatataatagatAAGTTTCAGTAACGACAAAATTGATAATATATTGATTATATATTATCCTTAAAATCATCATCGGATAATAGACTGCTGCAACATTAGCACAAGGTGAATTGTGACCCTTAtgtataacaaatacatatCTGAAAAGTTATAGCATGTGTATACATAAACATTGCAATAAAAGCACAAAATACTGTATGTTCGAGGATAACACACGTCAAATATTTGATAACGAAAGCATATTAATGAAGGAATGATAACAATACTAATACATTCACACATAACACAACAACAGATATCGCCAATGTTCATATCCAAAACCATAAATCAGGCTTAGCGTGGACTAATTAAACATAGTTTGTCTAGACCTGTGTCATGTGTGTTAGGCCTTAAGCAATAAAGAGTATCAAACACTGACTATATTGTAATGCTATGTTAATAATCTCTATACTATACATGTTTGCATCAAAATCTTAGAATGTTGTCATTTATGTGACACCACAACGGCAGCTATTCTGAGTTTGTTATTGAACGATTGTACGGAACCTACAAATACACATAAGGAGATGTAGTATAATTGTTAAATGTAATAAATACCACATAAAGACCCACCATCATTTACTTAAAGAATTGCAGATTTTCACCAATGaacgattttacatatatacctACATCTGGTGATAAATCCACGAAATTCACATCATTCGAAAACTGtagtatacatttatattgtacTCTTACatttcatttcacaaacaaaCGGCTGAGACACCGTGCAGCCATTGTCATCCCATCTGTATTGATAAAGGTGGTACATTTGAAGACAGTTTTGCCTCGTTTGACCATCGGGCTGCCTTGACCACCAGGCTGTGTAACTGAAAGCATTACCAGTTGAAGTCCAAACCCAGCTCCCTTCCGTCACTTCATCACTACCACCAAGCCAATAACTATTGGCTACAatgattaaaagttaaaataagcTTTAGCGAAGAACATGAAGAATTTCTGATACAACAACTAAAATGGTCCGTTCTTGTAATCGCCCTTttagtttacaaaataaattacaattgAAACAGTTTAATTAAACAAGTTCTAACTGACAAAacatactttttatttaaatagaataaaCATCAACATAGAATCTTTTGAACTATGCTATATTGTGTACAGTGTTATACTTCGAATGTGTATGAAAAGTTAATGATATATCGTACATGGTGTATTGTGTTTATTAATGTTTGTCGGTGTATGTTGTAATTGTCTATAGTGTCTGGTGTTGATTGAACTATATTTGCATATTAAACGTTCTGAAATGATATCAATAAACAAATTGACATTTCCCTTTCCTAAATATTCACTGTTATTAAGGGTGCAACATGCTTGAAAGGCAAACTGTTTTATGGTTGTTAGTCTGGTTCCCGGCCGTTATTACAATTAttgttaacatatatatatttcgaaGGCATACTGATTTTTTTACGGAGAGGACCAACCTATATGGTGGTAGACATGTAATATTAACCACTGTGGTTGATATgttatattattcatattacaAGTATTACGCAGGCCTCGTAACGTATTTATTTTATAGTATACTTAattgataatgtttttaaaagaacGTTCCAaagaggttatgcattttcgaaaaatatatatacacggACTTGACAGTTctcaaattatatgtttttctaattcaattcaattcaatttttttttgtcatataaagtTTGTGacaaatgatataaacatatacaaaatacatttaacaagCAAAACcataaacaaaaagcaaaaaagcaaaacaatctatctatatgatatataaatatattttatagatacattaaaagtcccctgtcctcagttaTAATGCCTGTTTAAAATAGGTCCCTAAGCTTTCTACTTCTCTTGAGGTTGATAGGCAAAGATTACTTTTTTGCCAGGGCATAAAATATAGCATATGTTTAATTACGTTTCCTATAAAGTTATCTCTTAGTTAAGCATTTAATTTATCGTGATTTCGTAGGAAAATGTACACCACAAAAGATTATTTTCAAGGGAACTAAATTCTAAATTAGCTATTACTCAGACTTTTATTAACCAGGATTCATTTATTCAgaaaatttctatttttctcaatccacgaaaattggtatttaGGAAAAGAAATGCATCCACATAACTTGTTATATTACGTATGTACATATGTAATTAGTATTATGTATACGTAGATTGATACGAGTTACATATAAATATCTTTGTTTGGTAAGTGTAGTTTTTCATAAAGAACATACTTCTAGCTAAACTTATtgcaaaatcaataataaatctGACTGTGCTTTTGATGTTACTTCAGCAAGTCTTGCATCGAGTTCTCTACATGAACCCTATTGAAAGGAAATACATATTGATTAGTCATACACTTGAGGTTTTGAGCAGTTATGTGttattatactatatatataggtATACATGATTGGTTCGTTTCGATCCTTAAATAGATATGTATGAAACAATGAGTTATATTACGTATGACCAATTCGAAAACAACAGATATTAATACACTCTCATTCTTATTAACTTCTTTATTTAATCAATATGCGTATAAATAATCGCACATCACTTTCTGTAATTCAAAGTTAGGTATCGTGCACATTTATATCATACCTGTGCGAGATGCCAGGATAAATCCTCGGTACTAAACAGGTAGCACGATTCACCATAATGAATCCAGCCCGTTGGACAGTTCCTATGAAATCAAATGGAAATTCCATACAATAGGTTTCAAAAGATCTGATTGGGTATAAATTGTATTGTGATAGTAACTGTGAATTCCCAGAACAACATCAAACGTTGttttaactgaaatattttacttaattCTAGTAGCATAGTTTATCTCAAATGCATTCATAACAGATCAAAGCTGTACTTAACTTAATAGTGTGCTACAATGTACATTATTTTCATACCTTAACATTAAACATTAGTGTACTTATATATTAAACACAATCAGAATCTTGTCAggaaataaataatcaaatttgaactgaaaatattttatttagcaTTGAATCTGTATCACACATTTAAAAGTTTGTTCCTACAGCATATAAcatattaaagattttaaatacCCCGAGATCCAGTATCTCCTTTTGGACCAGTGGGTCCAGTTGACCCTGTATCTCCGGATTCTCCACGAAGTCCACTAATTCCTTGATCCCCTGTGTGACCAGATTCTCCTTTTGATCCCCTTGAACCTCTGAATCCAATGTCTCCTTGTGGTCCACGAGGTCCAGTCTTACCAGATGAGCCAGATGGCCCAGTTTCTCCAGTGAGTCCACTTTCTCCATCAGGTCCTGTTTCGCCTCGTCTTCCCTGTATACCATCATCCCCTGGTGGTCCCTGTGTTCCATTCATTCCATTAGTACCCCGGGCTCCATCCAATCCTTTTTCTCCTGGTAGTCCAGCAGGTCCTCTTTTACCATTTTTTCCAGTTTTCCCTGAATCTCCAATCGCACCTGTATTTCCTGGTGACCCCTTTAATCCGCGAGGACCAGCATGGGCTGTTTTTCCAGGGTCTCCACGACCTCCTTTCGATCCAGGAGTTCCCGATCGTCCAGGATCTCCTCTCATTCCTATTCAATGTCAAACATGAATGGAATGAAAACAGAAACCAATATTTAGTAAATAGCGGTTACGTATCTGTTTGTCTTAAGTATCTGAGTACTTTTATTCAGCCTTCAAAATATTTGCAATTCATTAATGAATGAATGCTTCAGAATAGGGCGTTATTATGTCTCATTTCCAACTTTACATTCAGACATCTTAAAAACTTGCGATTTTCTTTCAAAAGATGGAGAAGTCGGTTATCTTTcgatacaaatttatatatttgcagTCTAAACATCCATTGCTTGAACTGTGTACTTAAGTTATTTGTAAGAACGAAAAGTGTTAATTAATTaagatgtatattttttttttatttgaagaagACGTTTCTAAGTGGAAAACTTGCGTCTGATCgatttgtcattttgaacaataaaatttgtttaatctaAACTGTGGATTGAGTTATATCATGGCAGCTACTTTTTGGATAGAGGAAAGTTTCATAGTTTGCTTAAGTTCCTATAGGAGGAAACATAAGCAACTATGATATGTGTGGTGCTTTGTAATAATTATCAATGAAACTGCAGCACGTTTTACCTTTGATGTTCTTGGTAGTAATTATCAATGAAACTGCAGCACGTTTTACCTTTGATGTTCTTGGTAGTAATTATCAATGAAACTGCAGCACGTTTTACCTTTGATGTTCTTGGTAGTAATTATCAATGAAACTGCAGCACGTTTTACCTTTGATGTTCTTGGTAGTAATTATCAATGAAACTGCAGCACGTTTTACCTTTGATGTTCTTGGTAGTAATTATCAATGAATCTACAGTCTGTCTTACCTTTGTAGTTCTGTGGATGATAATTATCAATGAATCTGCAACACGTTTTACCTTTGATGTTCTTGGTAGTAATTATCAATGAATCTACAGTCTGTCTTACCTTTGTAGTTCTGTGGGTAataattatcaatgattatCTACAGCACTTCTAACCATTGTGGATCCGGATGATACTTATCAATGAATCTGCAGCACGTTTTACCTTTGTGGGTCTTGGTAGTAATTATCAATGAATCTACAGTCTGTCTTACCTTTGTAGTTCTGTGGGTAataattatcaatgattatCTACAGCACTTCTTACCATTGTGGTTCCGGATAATAATTATCAATGAATCTGCAACACGTTTTACCTTTGATGTTCTTGGTAGTAATTATCAATGAATCTACAGTCTGTCTTATCTTTGTAGTTCTGTGGGTAataattatcaatgattatCTACAGCACTTCTTACCATTGTGGATCCGGATGATAATTATCAATGAATCTGCAACACGTTTTACCTTTGATGTTCTTGGTAGTAATTATCAATGAATCTACAGTCTGTCTTACCTTTGTAGTTCTATGGGTAataattatcaatgattatCTACATCATTTCTTATCATTGAGGATCCGGATGATACTTATCAATGAATCTGCAGCACGTTTTACCTTTGTGGGTCTTGGTAGTAATTATCAATGAATCTACAGTCTGTCTTACCTTTGTAGTTCTGTGGGTAataattatcaatgattatCTACAGCACTTCTTACCATTGTGGTTCCGGataataattatcaataaatctGCAACACGTTTTACCTTTGATGTTCTTGGTAGTATTTATCAATGAATCTACAGTCTGTCTTATCTTTGTAGTTCTGTGGGTAataattatcaatgattatCTACAGCACTTCTTACCATTGTGGATCCGGATGATACTTATCAATGAATCTGCAGCACGTTTTACCTTTGTGGGTCTTGGTAGTAATTATCAATGAATCTACAGTCTGTCTTTCCTTTGTAGTTCTGTGGGTAataattatcaatgattatCTACAGCACTTCTTACCATTGTGGTTCCGGATAATAATTATCAATGAATCTGCAGCACGTTTTACCTTTGATGTTCTTGGTAGTAATTTCAATGAATCTACAGTCTGTCTTACCTTTGTAGTTATGTGGGTAataattatcaatgattatCTACAGCAATTCTTACCATTGTAGTTCCGGATGATACTTATCAATGAATCTGCAGCACGTTTTACCTTTGATGCTCTTGGTAGTACTTATCAATGAATCTACAGTCTGTCTTACCTTTGTAGTTCTGTGggtaaaaattatcaatgattatcTACAGCACTTCTTTCCATTGTGGATCCGGATGATACTAATCAATGAATCTGCAGCACGTTTTACCTTTGTGGGTCTTGGTAGTAATTATCAATGAATCTACAGTCTGTCTTACCTTTGTAGTTCTGTGGGTAataattatcaatgattatCTACAGCACTTCTTACCATTGTGGTTCCGGATAATAACTATCAATGAATCTGCAGCACGTTTTACCTTTGTAGTTCCTGATAATAATTATCAATGCATCTACAGTATTTCCTACCTTTGTGGTTCCTGGTAATAATTATTAACGAATCTATCGTACGTTTTACCTTTGTGGTTCTTTGTTACAAATATCAATGAATCTACAGGACGTCTTACCTTGAACACCTTGCATTCCAGGAGGACCCGGTAATcctatttctgaaaataaacaatataaatgtatcggtaatttttggttatatttttcCTGATTGACATTATCATCGTTATTGCATTGACATTTGTACCTTCCTggacattttatatcttttcaTAGTGTCATTCTTGATATGAAATTATACCAAACTATGCGTTGTCGACTTCAAACTGACAACGTTAACAACTTTAATATTTGCCCTCTTTTCTCATTGTTTCTGTTTTACTGTGTTTAGTTTTGATTTTAcgttttagcatgtttagtaaCTATTTAGATATGTAAGACTAGACGAAGAAAATATGATTTCGAAACCTTTGCTTGCCTTGTCGAATATAGAATCAATAACTGCTAACATGTGTCAAAACCATTTACAAATAACCCAAAATAGATTACGTTCGGGCGTATACGACTTTTAAACAAAAGTGTTGGCACAAAAAGGACCCGAAATACACATAACCAAGGATACAGTTATGTTTTCTAGTCATACAGTTTTAGTTCTGCAACAACGGGCAACCTTTTCGTTCCGATATAAAGCGATGTCATCATATAATAATcaggttataaaaaaaatcacaaataccACATcctaacaaaaatcaaaacgtTTCACTAGGCGTGAAATATTAGGTTAACGTTCTCATCAtcttgtttacatttaaaatttgtgaaAACTGTTTATATTTAGATCTTATCTTGTATCTGTATCATGAAAATAGCATCAGGacataaaagaggggcgaaagataccagtggGACAGTCAATCTTATAAAGCGAAAATAAGCTGACAAcaccattgctaaaaatgaaaaagagacaaacagacaaacaatagtacatatgacacaacatagaaaactgaagaataagCAATATGAACCCCATCGCATGTGTACAGGAAGGGTAAACAAATCCTGCCCCACATTGTGCACCCGTCTTATTGCTTAtctgataacaaatccggtaaataatataattcggtaggtcacattcatgaaagggaaggggattttAGTTGAGACGTTAGTGGGTTTTATGTGTTCATGACTTCATTAGCCAATAACAACGTTGTGATAAATGCTTAAAAACAGTACCAGGCAtgcatttatatttcaaaacagcGAATCAATTGATAGTTGGTATTGCATATATGTAAACAACACAGGTTGTTAACTCACCTACGACTTCCTATGCATGCTATGTATTTTAAAACAGTGAATCAATCGATATTTTGgtgttgtatatattttataactcaCCAATTACTGCATGAGGTTCATCTGTTAAAATAGACAATTCAACAATTCACTTAattgttgagattttttttatttaaataacagtGGCTCCAATACATTACTAATCCCAGAATTTCGAGAGCAAATACGtgtctaaaaaaaacaataaacgcATTTTCTGTATGGACTCAATtggaactataaaaaaaaatgttctggaCATTTCCCAAACTTTTTGATGTTCGGGAAAACTTTATCCCTGAATATATTCAAAAGTCCAAATTGAACGAACACAATATCTAGATAAAGtgtctttttgacatattagaaagaaaaaaatgtggaCAAGTAAATATTGCAAccttaaaaaatatcttaaagaaattttttctttcataaaaacagtatttttatataaaaaaaaaaacattgcaaaaaagaGCGACTTCCTGCTGGAATCCCTGTCTCCCACTAAGGGAGTAAAAATTAAcgtaattgaaatatttaccCGTTCCAAACTGCCAAAGTCagattttctttattattattattataattatcaattattaatCATGCTAATCGCTAAGCagttgtaaattataaaaattatcaaccaTATGTATTGGTTCCAACTATGGTGATGTAATATGGACTAACTTTCTATGACTAG
Encoded here:
- the LOC134689750 gene encoding collagen alpha-1(VI) chain-like translates to MLKRKIKTKHKIGLPGPPGMQGVQGKTSCRFIDICNKEPQRTTKNYKGKTDCRFIDNYYQDPQRTTKNYKDKTDCRFIDNYYQEHQRTTKVRQTVDSLIITTKNIKGKTCCRFIDNYHPQNYKGMRGDPGRSGTPGSKGGRGDPGKTAHAGPRGLKGSPGNTGAIGDSGKTGKNGKRGPAGLPGEKGLDGARGTNGMNGTQGPPGDDGIQGRRGETGPDGESGLTGETGPSGSSGKTGPRGPQGDIGFRGSRGSKGESGHTGDQGISGLRGESGDTGSTGPTGPKGDTGSRANSYWLGGSDEVTEGSWVWTSTGSVQSFNNKLRIAAVVVSHK